Proteins encoded by one window of Paroedura picta isolate Pp20150507F chromosome 11, Ppicta_v3.0, whole genome shotgun sequence:
- the CENPC gene encoding centromere protein C isoform X3 has protein sequence MEAQGQLKQNYRARYCNTERQVVDVQPGENVRKYIQDCFKTVSREHPVSRKSFSISSCSSPDLDQVHLPPPSEKRKSLSSVLINSVRSAFSATCSKAQSREACCSGDDIFLPDSPSEDEMTFGSPALLNEEASRGPDAAPSDQDGCLFPSSNSRARPSLLPWNTAGPESENEGEFLIAESFGGPSTSWLLPRQKGRLPKKRSLTPAPLLGSDKATKDKSTDNGVGGDHAPVAEQASSCAKEPQFIVPSALQPSASVRAKKQKRSQNVLVKKKAQRQRKNAKSSAGDAGKKCSVPAVEERVESEPKELCGKQAERPPALGTGSACVSPAFAVSPEEACDRTSTQDGPCEAGEALAPVERRKSRTPSKRGPVCSQNDKASLGREIMIRGNVEDSFFEPPALEEDLALLPSNPLRSKTVRPSGTTAHLRQSKRLRLKPLEYWRGERVMYKMKPSGGLVASGIISPKQQEPRKLNRIKKPAKIDLEKVLDNTSAPLKDPSQPAHVFDAASKQEVLQECVSNGCSHLLFFDNEDVSIYKYFSTPVFSAGKLILKPLREKGSHYSYTDTMVFHVVKGRLLFTLYHQRYSLGAGSYFCVPVGNIYNIRNLLNEECILFFTQIKGNRPEGE, from the exons ATGGAGGCCCAG GGTCAGTTGAAGCAAAACTACCGGGCAAGATACTGCAATACAGAAAG GCAGGTGGTTGACGTACAACCAGGAGAAAATGTACGGAAATATATTCAAGACTGTTTTAAAA CTGTTTCCAGGGAGCATCCAGTCTCAAGGAAGTCTTTTAGCATCTCGAGTTGTTCATCCCCTGATTTGGACCAAGTTCACTTGCCACCTCCTAGTGAGAAG AGAAAGTCTCTAAGTTCAGTTTTGATTAACTCGGTCAGGAGTGCCTTTTCTGCCACGTGTTCAAAAGCACAGTCCAGAGAAGCCTGCTGTTCAG GTGACGATATCTTCCTCCCAGATTCTCCCAGTGAGGATGAGATGACCTTTGGATCACCCGCCCTTCTGAACGAGGAAGCATCAAGGGGCCCTGATGCGGCTCCTTCAGATCAGGATGGCTGCCTGTTCCC GAGTTCAAATTCTCGGGCACGGCCATCGCTCCTTCCTTGGAATACCGCAGGTCCCGAGTCTGAGAATGAGGGAGAGTTTTTGATAGCGGAATCCTTTGGGGGTCCCTCCACCTCTTGGCTGTTGCCGCGTCAAAAGGGCAGACTCCCCAAGAAGAGGAGTTTAACTCCAGCCCCCCTGCTTGGAAGTGACAAGGCAACGAAAGATAAAAGTACTGATAATGGGGTCGGTGGGGATCACGCTCCAGTTGCAGAACAGGCCAGCAGCTGTGCCAAAGAGCCTCAATTCATTGTGCCTTCAGCCCTGCAGCCATCCGCCAGCGTACGCGCGAAGAAGCAAAAGCGTTCCCAAAATGTGCTTGTGAAGAAAAAGGCGCAAAGGCAGAGGAAGAATGCTAAAAGTTCTGCCGGGGACGCAGGGAAGAAATGCAGCGTGCCGGCTGTGGAGGAGAGAGTTGAAAGTGAGCCCAAGGAGCTGTGTGGCAAGCAGGCTGAAAGGCCTCCTGCTTTGGGAACGGGAAGTGCTTGTGTCAGCCCCGCATTTGCAGTAAGCCCTGAGGAGGCGTGTGACAGAACATCAACCCAGGACGGGCCCTGTGAGGCTGGAGAAGCGCTTGCACCCGTGGAGAGGCGAAAGAGCAGGACACCTTCGAAACG TGGTCCAGTCTGCAGTCAAAATGATAAAGCATCACTTGGCCGTGAAATTATGATTAGAGGCAACGTGGAAGATTCATTTTTCG AGCCACCTGCCCTGGAGGAAGACTTGGCCTTATTGCCTTCTAATCCTTTAAGGAGTAAAACAG TCAGGCCATCTGGTACCACAGCTCATCTTCGTCAGAGCAAGCGTCTGCGGCTCAAGCCTTTGGAGTACTGGCGTGGGGAGCGTGTGATGTATAAGATGAAACCTTCAG gtgggcttGTTGCCAGTGGAATAATCTCGCCTAAACAGCAAGAACCCCGTAAACTAAACAGGATAAAAAAACCCGCAAAGATAGACTTGG AGAAAGTGCTGGATAACACCAGTGCTCCCTTAAAAGATCCCTCACAGCCAGCTCATGTATTTGATGCGGCCTCAAAGCAAGAAGTTCTTCAAG AATGTGTGAGCAACGGCTGTTCGCATTTGCTGTTTTTCGATAATGAAGATGTGtccatatataaatatttttctacCCCCGTCTTTTCTGCTGGCAAACTGATACTGAAGCCACTCAGAGAAAAGGGATCTCACTATTCCTACACGGATACAATG GTTTTCCATGTTGTCAAAGGCAGGCTTCTTTTCACTCTGTACCATCAGCGTTATTCTCTGGGTGCTGGAAGTTATTTCTGTGTCCCAGTAG GGAATATATACAACATCCGGAATCTCTTGAATGAGGAATGCATTCTGTTTTTCACACAGATAAAAGGGAACAG GCCAGAAGGTGAATAA
- the CENPC gene encoding centromere protein C isoform X5 codes for MEAQGQLKQNYRARYCNTERQVVDVQPGENVRKYIQDCFKTVSREHPVSRKSFSISSCSSPDLDQVHLPPPSEKRKSLSSVLINSVRSAFSATCSKAQSREACCSGDDIFLPDSPSEDEMTFGSPALLNEEASRGPDAAPSDQDGCLFPSSNSRARPSLLPWNTAGPESENEGEFLIAESFGGPSTSWLLPRQKGRLPKKRSLTPAPLLGSDKATKDKSTDNGVGGDHAPVAEQASSCAKEPQFIVPSALQPSASVRAKKQKRSQNVLVKKKAQRQRKNAKSSAGDAGKKCSVPAVEERVESEPKELCGKQAERPPALGTGSACVSPAFAVSPEEACDRTSTQDGPCEAGEALAPVERRKSRTPSKRGPVCSQNDKASLGREIMIRGNVEDSFFVRPSGTTAHLRQSKRLRLKPLEYWRGERVMYKMKPSGGLVASGIISPKQQEPRKLNRIKKPAKIDLEKVLDNTSAPLKDPSQPAHVFDAASKQEVLQECVSNGCSHLLFFDNEDVSIYKYFSTPVFSAGKLILKPLREKGSHYSYTDTMVFHVVKGRLLFTLYHQRYSLGAGSYFCVPVGNIYNIRNLLNEECILFFTQIKGNRPEGE; via the exons ATGGAGGCCCAG GGTCAGTTGAAGCAAAACTACCGGGCAAGATACTGCAATACAGAAAG GCAGGTGGTTGACGTACAACCAGGAGAAAATGTACGGAAATATATTCAAGACTGTTTTAAAA CTGTTTCCAGGGAGCATCCAGTCTCAAGGAAGTCTTTTAGCATCTCGAGTTGTTCATCCCCTGATTTGGACCAAGTTCACTTGCCACCTCCTAGTGAGAAG AGAAAGTCTCTAAGTTCAGTTTTGATTAACTCGGTCAGGAGTGCCTTTTCTGCCACGTGTTCAAAAGCACAGTCCAGAGAAGCCTGCTGTTCAG GTGACGATATCTTCCTCCCAGATTCTCCCAGTGAGGATGAGATGACCTTTGGATCACCCGCCCTTCTGAACGAGGAAGCATCAAGGGGCCCTGATGCGGCTCCTTCAGATCAGGATGGCTGCCTGTTCCC GAGTTCAAATTCTCGGGCACGGCCATCGCTCCTTCCTTGGAATACCGCAGGTCCCGAGTCTGAGAATGAGGGAGAGTTTTTGATAGCGGAATCCTTTGGGGGTCCCTCCACCTCTTGGCTGTTGCCGCGTCAAAAGGGCAGACTCCCCAAGAAGAGGAGTTTAACTCCAGCCCCCCTGCTTGGAAGTGACAAGGCAACGAAAGATAAAAGTACTGATAATGGGGTCGGTGGGGATCACGCTCCAGTTGCAGAACAGGCCAGCAGCTGTGCCAAAGAGCCTCAATTCATTGTGCCTTCAGCCCTGCAGCCATCCGCCAGCGTACGCGCGAAGAAGCAAAAGCGTTCCCAAAATGTGCTTGTGAAGAAAAAGGCGCAAAGGCAGAGGAAGAATGCTAAAAGTTCTGCCGGGGACGCAGGGAAGAAATGCAGCGTGCCGGCTGTGGAGGAGAGAGTTGAAAGTGAGCCCAAGGAGCTGTGTGGCAAGCAGGCTGAAAGGCCTCCTGCTTTGGGAACGGGAAGTGCTTGTGTCAGCCCCGCATTTGCAGTAAGCCCTGAGGAGGCGTGTGACAGAACATCAACCCAGGACGGGCCCTGTGAGGCTGGAGAAGCGCTTGCACCCGTGGAGAGGCGAAAGAGCAGGACACCTTCGAAACG TGGTCCAGTCTGCAGTCAAAATGATAAAGCATCACTTGGCCGTGAAATTATGATTAGAGGCAACGTGGAAGATTCATTTTTCG TCAGGCCATCTGGTACCACAGCTCATCTTCGTCAGAGCAAGCGTCTGCGGCTCAAGCCTTTGGAGTACTGGCGTGGGGAGCGTGTGATGTATAAGATGAAACCTTCAG gtgggcttGTTGCCAGTGGAATAATCTCGCCTAAACAGCAAGAACCCCGTAAACTAAACAGGATAAAAAAACCCGCAAAGATAGACTTGG AGAAAGTGCTGGATAACACCAGTGCTCCCTTAAAAGATCCCTCACAGCCAGCTCATGTATTTGATGCGGCCTCAAAGCAAGAAGTTCTTCAAG AATGTGTGAGCAACGGCTGTTCGCATTTGCTGTTTTTCGATAATGAAGATGTGtccatatataaatatttttctacCCCCGTCTTTTCTGCTGGCAAACTGATACTGAAGCCACTCAGAGAAAAGGGATCTCACTATTCCTACACGGATACAATG GTTTTCCATGTTGTCAAAGGCAGGCTTCTTTTCACTCTGTACCATCAGCGTTATTCTCTGGGTGCTGGAAGTTATTTCTGTGTCCCAGTAG GGAATATATACAACATCCGGAATCTCTTGAATGAGGAATGCATTCTGTTTTTCACACAGATAAAAGGGAACAG GCCAGAAGGTGAATAA
- the CENPC gene encoding centromere protein C isoform X4 — translation MEAQGQLKQNYRARYCNTERQVVDVQPGENVRKYIQDCFKTVSREHPVSRKSFSISSCSSPDLDQVHLPPPSEKRKSLSSVLINSVRSAFSATCSKAQSREACCSGDDIFLPDSPSEDEMTFGSPALLNEEASRGPDAAPSDQDGCLFPSSNSRARPSLLPWNTAGPESENEGEFLIAESFGGPSTSWLLPRQKGRLPKKRSLTPAPLLGSDKATKDKSTDNGVGGDHAPVAEQASSCAKEPQFIVPSALQPSASVRAKKQKRSQNVLVKKKAQRQRKNAKSSAGDAGKKCSVPAVEERVESEPKELCGKQAERPPALGTGSACVSPAFAVSPEEACDRTSTQDGPCEAGEALAPVERRKSRTPSKRYSFVRAINMNDLSGPVCSQNDKASLGREIMIRGNVEDSFFVRPSGTTAHLRQSKRLRLKPLEYWRGERVMYKMKPSGGLVASGIISPKQQEPRKLNRIKKPAKIDLEKVLDNTSAPLKDPSQPAHVFDAASKQEVLQECVSNGCSHLLFFDNEDVSIYKYFSTPVFSAGKLILKPLREKGSHYSYTDTMVFHVVKGRLLFTLYHQRYSLGAGSYFCVPVGNIYNIRNLLNEECILFFTQIKGNRPEGE, via the exons ATGGAGGCCCAG GGTCAGTTGAAGCAAAACTACCGGGCAAGATACTGCAATACAGAAAG GCAGGTGGTTGACGTACAACCAGGAGAAAATGTACGGAAATATATTCAAGACTGTTTTAAAA CTGTTTCCAGGGAGCATCCAGTCTCAAGGAAGTCTTTTAGCATCTCGAGTTGTTCATCCCCTGATTTGGACCAAGTTCACTTGCCACCTCCTAGTGAGAAG AGAAAGTCTCTAAGTTCAGTTTTGATTAACTCGGTCAGGAGTGCCTTTTCTGCCACGTGTTCAAAAGCACAGTCCAGAGAAGCCTGCTGTTCAG GTGACGATATCTTCCTCCCAGATTCTCCCAGTGAGGATGAGATGACCTTTGGATCACCCGCCCTTCTGAACGAGGAAGCATCAAGGGGCCCTGATGCGGCTCCTTCAGATCAGGATGGCTGCCTGTTCCC GAGTTCAAATTCTCGGGCACGGCCATCGCTCCTTCCTTGGAATACCGCAGGTCCCGAGTCTGAGAATGAGGGAGAGTTTTTGATAGCGGAATCCTTTGGGGGTCCCTCCACCTCTTGGCTGTTGCCGCGTCAAAAGGGCAGACTCCCCAAGAAGAGGAGTTTAACTCCAGCCCCCCTGCTTGGAAGTGACAAGGCAACGAAAGATAAAAGTACTGATAATGGGGTCGGTGGGGATCACGCTCCAGTTGCAGAACAGGCCAGCAGCTGTGCCAAAGAGCCTCAATTCATTGTGCCTTCAGCCCTGCAGCCATCCGCCAGCGTACGCGCGAAGAAGCAAAAGCGTTCCCAAAATGTGCTTGTGAAGAAAAAGGCGCAAAGGCAGAGGAAGAATGCTAAAAGTTCTGCCGGGGACGCAGGGAAGAAATGCAGCGTGCCGGCTGTGGAGGAGAGAGTTGAAAGTGAGCCCAAGGAGCTGTGTGGCAAGCAGGCTGAAAGGCCTCCTGCTTTGGGAACGGGAAGTGCTTGTGTCAGCCCCGCATTTGCAGTAAGCCCTGAGGAGGCGTGTGACAGAACATCAACCCAGGACGGGCCCTGTGAGGCTGGAGAAGCGCTTGCACCCGTGGAGAGGCGAAAGAGCAGGACACCTTCGAAACG ATATTCTTTTGTGCGAGCGATAAATATGAACGATCTCAG TGGTCCAGTCTGCAGTCAAAATGATAAAGCATCACTTGGCCGTGAAATTATGATTAGAGGCAACGTGGAAGATTCATTTTTCG TCAGGCCATCTGGTACCACAGCTCATCTTCGTCAGAGCAAGCGTCTGCGGCTCAAGCCTTTGGAGTACTGGCGTGGGGAGCGTGTGATGTATAAGATGAAACCTTCAG gtgggcttGTTGCCAGTGGAATAATCTCGCCTAAACAGCAAGAACCCCGTAAACTAAACAGGATAAAAAAACCCGCAAAGATAGACTTGG AGAAAGTGCTGGATAACACCAGTGCTCCCTTAAAAGATCCCTCACAGCCAGCTCATGTATTTGATGCGGCCTCAAAGCAAGAAGTTCTTCAAG AATGTGTGAGCAACGGCTGTTCGCATTTGCTGTTTTTCGATAATGAAGATGTGtccatatataaatatttttctacCCCCGTCTTTTCTGCTGGCAAACTGATACTGAAGCCACTCAGAGAAAAGGGATCTCACTATTCCTACACGGATACAATG GTTTTCCATGTTGTCAAAGGCAGGCTTCTTTTCACTCTGTACCATCAGCGTTATTCTCTGGGTGCTGGAAGTTATTTCTGTGTCCCAGTAG GGAATATATACAACATCCGGAATCTCTTGAATGAGGAATGCATTCTGTTTTTCACACAGATAAAAGGGAACAG GCCAGAAGGTGAATAA
- the CENPC gene encoding centromere protein C isoform X1, which produces MEAQGQLKQNYRARYCNTERQVVDVQPGENVRKYIQDCFKTVSREHPVSRKSFSISSCSSPDLDQVHLPPPSEKRKSLSSVLINSVRSAFSATCSKAQSREACCSGDDIFLPDSPSEDEMTFGSPALLNEEASRGPDAAPSDQDGCLFPSSNSRARPSLLPWNTAGPESENEGEFLIAESFGGPSTSWLLPRQKGRLPKKRSLTPAPLLGSDKATKDKSTDNGVGGDHAPVAEQASSCAKEPQFIVPSALQPSASVRAKKQKRSQNVLVKKKAQRQRKNAKSSAGDAGKKCSVPAVEERVESEPKELCGKQAERPPALGTGSACVSPAFAVSPEEACDRTSTQDGPCEAGEALAPVERRKSRTPSKRYSFVRAINMNDLSGPVCSQNDKASLGREIMIRGNVEDSFFEPPALEEDLALLPSNPLRSKTVRPSGTTAHLRQSKRLRLKPLEYWRGERVMYKMKPSGGLVASGIISPKQQEPRKLNRIKKPAKIDLEKVLDNTSAPLKDPSQPAHVFDAASKQEVLQECVSNGCSHLLFFDNEDVSIYKYFSTPVFSAGKLILKPLREKGSHYSYTDTMVFHVVKGRLLFTLYHQRYSLGAGSYFCVPVGNIYNIRNLLNEECILFFTQIKGNRPEGE; this is translated from the exons ATGGAGGCCCAG GGTCAGTTGAAGCAAAACTACCGGGCAAGATACTGCAATACAGAAAG GCAGGTGGTTGACGTACAACCAGGAGAAAATGTACGGAAATATATTCAAGACTGTTTTAAAA CTGTTTCCAGGGAGCATCCAGTCTCAAGGAAGTCTTTTAGCATCTCGAGTTGTTCATCCCCTGATTTGGACCAAGTTCACTTGCCACCTCCTAGTGAGAAG AGAAAGTCTCTAAGTTCAGTTTTGATTAACTCGGTCAGGAGTGCCTTTTCTGCCACGTGTTCAAAAGCACAGTCCAGAGAAGCCTGCTGTTCAG GTGACGATATCTTCCTCCCAGATTCTCCCAGTGAGGATGAGATGACCTTTGGATCACCCGCCCTTCTGAACGAGGAAGCATCAAGGGGCCCTGATGCGGCTCCTTCAGATCAGGATGGCTGCCTGTTCCC GAGTTCAAATTCTCGGGCACGGCCATCGCTCCTTCCTTGGAATACCGCAGGTCCCGAGTCTGAGAATGAGGGAGAGTTTTTGATAGCGGAATCCTTTGGGGGTCCCTCCACCTCTTGGCTGTTGCCGCGTCAAAAGGGCAGACTCCCCAAGAAGAGGAGTTTAACTCCAGCCCCCCTGCTTGGAAGTGACAAGGCAACGAAAGATAAAAGTACTGATAATGGGGTCGGTGGGGATCACGCTCCAGTTGCAGAACAGGCCAGCAGCTGTGCCAAAGAGCCTCAATTCATTGTGCCTTCAGCCCTGCAGCCATCCGCCAGCGTACGCGCGAAGAAGCAAAAGCGTTCCCAAAATGTGCTTGTGAAGAAAAAGGCGCAAAGGCAGAGGAAGAATGCTAAAAGTTCTGCCGGGGACGCAGGGAAGAAATGCAGCGTGCCGGCTGTGGAGGAGAGAGTTGAAAGTGAGCCCAAGGAGCTGTGTGGCAAGCAGGCTGAAAGGCCTCCTGCTTTGGGAACGGGAAGTGCTTGTGTCAGCCCCGCATTTGCAGTAAGCCCTGAGGAGGCGTGTGACAGAACATCAACCCAGGACGGGCCCTGTGAGGCTGGAGAAGCGCTTGCACCCGTGGAGAGGCGAAAGAGCAGGACACCTTCGAAACG ATATTCTTTTGTGCGAGCGATAAATATGAACGATCTCAG TGGTCCAGTCTGCAGTCAAAATGATAAAGCATCACTTGGCCGTGAAATTATGATTAGAGGCAACGTGGAAGATTCATTTTTCG AGCCACCTGCCCTGGAGGAAGACTTGGCCTTATTGCCTTCTAATCCTTTAAGGAGTAAAACAG TCAGGCCATCTGGTACCACAGCTCATCTTCGTCAGAGCAAGCGTCTGCGGCTCAAGCCTTTGGAGTACTGGCGTGGGGAGCGTGTGATGTATAAGATGAAACCTTCAG gtgggcttGTTGCCAGTGGAATAATCTCGCCTAAACAGCAAGAACCCCGTAAACTAAACAGGATAAAAAAACCCGCAAAGATAGACTTGG AGAAAGTGCTGGATAACACCAGTGCTCCCTTAAAAGATCCCTCACAGCCAGCTCATGTATTTGATGCGGCCTCAAAGCAAGAAGTTCTTCAAG AATGTGTGAGCAACGGCTGTTCGCATTTGCTGTTTTTCGATAATGAAGATGTGtccatatataaatatttttctacCCCCGTCTTTTCTGCTGGCAAACTGATACTGAAGCCACTCAGAGAAAAGGGATCTCACTATTCCTACACGGATACAATG GTTTTCCATGTTGTCAAAGGCAGGCTTCTTTTCACTCTGTACCATCAGCGTTATTCTCTGGGTGCTGGAAGTTATTTCTGTGTCCCAGTAG GGAATATATACAACATCCGGAATCTCTTGAATGAGGAATGCATTCTGTTTTTCACACAGATAAAAGGGAACAG GCCAGAAGGTGAATAA
- the CENPC gene encoding centromere protein C isoform X2, producing the protein MEAQGQLKQNYRARYCNTERQVVDVQPGENVRKYIQDCFKTVSREHPVSRKSFSISSCSSPDLDQVHLPPPSEKRKSLSSVLINSVRSAFSATCSKAQSREACCSDSPSEDEMTFGSPALLNEEASRGPDAAPSDQDGCLFPSSNSRARPSLLPWNTAGPESENEGEFLIAESFGGPSTSWLLPRQKGRLPKKRSLTPAPLLGSDKATKDKSTDNGVGGDHAPVAEQASSCAKEPQFIVPSALQPSASVRAKKQKRSQNVLVKKKAQRQRKNAKSSAGDAGKKCSVPAVEERVESEPKELCGKQAERPPALGTGSACVSPAFAVSPEEACDRTSTQDGPCEAGEALAPVERRKSRTPSKRYSFVRAINMNDLSGPVCSQNDKASLGREIMIRGNVEDSFFEPPALEEDLALLPSNPLRSKTVRPSGTTAHLRQSKRLRLKPLEYWRGERVMYKMKPSGGLVASGIISPKQQEPRKLNRIKKPAKIDLEKVLDNTSAPLKDPSQPAHVFDAASKQEVLQECVSNGCSHLLFFDNEDVSIYKYFSTPVFSAGKLILKPLREKGSHYSYTDTMVFHVVKGRLLFTLYHQRYSLGAGSYFCVPVGNIYNIRNLLNEECILFFTQIKGNRPEGE; encoded by the exons ATGGAGGCCCAG GGTCAGTTGAAGCAAAACTACCGGGCAAGATACTGCAATACAGAAAG GCAGGTGGTTGACGTACAACCAGGAGAAAATGTACGGAAATATATTCAAGACTGTTTTAAAA CTGTTTCCAGGGAGCATCCAGTCTCAAGGAAGTCTTTTAGCATCTCGAGTTGTTCATCCCCTGATTTGGACCAAGTTCACTTGCCACCTCCTAGTGAGAAG AGAAAGTCTCTAAGTTCAGTTTTGATTAACTCGGTCAGGAGTGCCTTTTCTGCCACGTGTTCAAAAGCACAGTCCAGAGAAGCCTGCTGTTCAG ATTCTCCCAGTGAGGATGAGATGACCTTTGGATCACCCGCCCTTCTGAACGAGGAAGCATCAAGGGGCCCTGATGCGGCTCCTTCAGATCAGGATGGCTGCCTGTTCCC GAGTTCAAATTCTCGGGCACGGCCATCGCTCCTTCCTTGGAATACCGCAGGTCCCGAGTCTGAGAATGAGGGAGAGTTTTTGATAGCGGAATCCTTTGGGGGTCCCTCCACCTCTTGGCTGTTGCCGCGTCAAAAGGGCAGACTCCCCAAGAAGAGGAGTTTAACTCCAGCCCCCCTGCTTGGAAGTGACAAGGCAACGAAAGATAAAAGTACTGATAATGGGGTCGGTGGGGATCACGCTCCAGTTGCAGAACAGGCCAGCAGCTGTGCCAAAGAGCCTCAATTCATTGTGCCTTCAGCCCTGCAGCCATCCGCCAGCGTACGCGCGAAGAAGCAAAAGCGTTCCCAAAATGTGCTTGTGAAGAAAAAGGCGCAAAGGCAGAGGAAGAATGCTAAAAGTTCTGCCGGGGACGCAGGGAAGAAATGCAGCGTGCCGGCTGTGGAGGAGAGAGTTGAAAGTGAGCCCAAGGAGCTGTGTGGCAAGCAGGCTGAAAGGCCTCCTGCTTTGGGAACGGGAAGTGCTTGTGTCAGCCCCGCATTTGCAGTAAGCCCTGAGGAGGCGTGTGACAGAACATCAACCCAGGACGGGCCCTGTGAGGCTGGAGAAGCGCTTGCACCCGTGGAGAGGCGAAAGAGCAGGACACCTTCGAAACG ATATTCTTTTGTGCGAGCGATAAATATGAACGATCTCAG TGGTCCAGTCTGCAGTCAAAATGATAAAGCATCACTTGGCCGTGAAATTATGATTAGAGGCAACGTGGAAGATTCATTTTTCG AGCCACCTGCCCTGGAGGAAGACTTGGCCTTATTGCCTTCTAATCCTTTAAGGAGTAAAACAG TCAGGCCATCTGGTACCACAGCTCATCTTCGTCAGAGCAAGCGTCTGCGGCTCAAGCCTTTGGAGTACTGGCGTGGGGAGCGTGTGATGTATAAGATGAAACCTTCAG gtgggcttGTTGCCAGTGGAATAATCTCGCCTAAACAGCAAGAACCCCGTAAACTAAACAGGATAAAAAAACCCGCAAAGATAGACTTGG AGAAAGTGCTGGATAACACCAGTGCTCCCTTAAAAGATCCCTCACAGCCAGCTCATGTATTTGATGCGGCCTCAAAGCAAGAAGTTCTTCAAG AATGTGTGAGCAACGGCTGTTCGCATTTGCTGTTTTTCGATAATGAAGATGTGtccatatataaatatttttctacCCCCGTCTTTTCTGCTGGCAAACTGATACTGAAGCCACTCAGAGAAAAGGGATCTCACTATTCCTACACGGATACAATG GTTTTCCATGTTGTCAAAGGCAGGCTTCTTTTCACTCTGTACCATCAGCGTTATTCTCTGGGTGCTGGAAGTTATTTCTGTGTCCCAGTAG GGAATATATACAACATCCGGAATCTCTTGAATGAGGAATGCATTCTGTTTTTCACACAGATAAAAGGGAACAG GCCAGAAGGTGAATAA